The DNA window TACCCATTATCTTTCCTAACAACTAATAATTTAACTCACTGACGCTACTGTTTGtcaagaaacaaaattgaagTTTGAGGGCCAAATGACAAGTTTTCGAATAGTtcagaaatcatttttttttaacaatagtCAGAGATCATTAGTTATaagaaaaaacataacaaaatctGAAATATCAAACTCGAGACTTCAATTTgagtatctttttttttttttagaataaaaaactgaatatatcatatatagttgTTATAACTTACACAATGACATTTTCTGAGAGTAAAGAAGCTGAAATGGAATTTAATTTCCTATTGCAATACATCTTTTCGTATAACCTGCTAACATTTTCCTCACAAATTTAAAGTAGAAACTATACATGTCCAGAAGACATCGTCACAAATTAAACAATCGACACAGTAGAACAACCATGTAGCTAGCCAAGAAGAAACTTGAATTGATTCCTTCACAGTTTTACAAAAAgggcaatgcatttccttcatctttttcaattttttttcttttttcctataTATTATAAGAGGACCTTGAGAGAGTTTCTGGCTTCagctacaaaaacaaaaaacccaaaGTTCCTCTgccgctgctgctgctgctgatgtACGGTGTCGTACCGTAAATTAACCGTATATACTGTGAAACCCAAAACGCAAAAAAAGGAGGGCTTTTGCATGATCAGTTGAGCGACACATCACGTTGCTACTCCTGGTTCAGACACATAACTTTTTCTGTCCACCTCTTCCCACACCAACTTTGATGTTATTTCATCGTGCTCTGGTACATATTCCTGAGGCCAAAATACCAAAACATATCATTaagtaaatttgtaaattacGGTGTAGTTTCGTACTAATCTTCCCTGATGAAATTATACGAAAATACACATTTACTTTTGGTAACATGGGAGGGAGAagttaaacaacaaaaactacGCAACAATTCTAACCTAGAAACCCTAGGTAAATCTTCAAACAAATCTAAACCTTGGTACTGAGAATAGTAAACTTAGTTGAAATCCAATTGTATGCAACTGGGGACAAGGACGCCTTTCCCCCAACCCAGCATTGTCGCCAAGGTTAGCCAGATGGAGTTGGGATGGACCCAAAGTTCTTAACCAGATTGAACCAGACCAACCCATAACAATGCAAAGGTTCTCTTATTTATTTGTTCTCAATTGAGAGAGTTGCATCCATATTATACAATGGAAATATCTTCATTTTTGGTTATATAAAAATCTAAGCTTAAAGTCTACTCTGTCCAGACCATCCTTATATTACCAAAACTTAAGCACATGCATAGGATCAGTGGGAATCTATGAGCATCATTGAGGCATAGTTTGAACACCTCAGGGACTTGGGAGTGTCCTCAAACCATACCACATCGATCCAGTCCGTTAATTATTCATCTTGATGATCATATTCTATTCTATGATGCATATGATATGATGAAAATAGGCACGAAGCATTACCTCCAGTTGTCTGACCAATTGCTTTGCAGTTGGAGCAGACACGATGATGTGCCGTGCAGTAGGAGAAATAAAGCCTTCATCAACGGCCTTATCAATAAAAGACAACAACGAATTGTAGTAACCGTCCACATTCAAAAGCCCCACCTACAAAAAACAAGTAATTCTaactaaattatttaattaatcaatCAATTCATTAATAATATCAACTTCAAACACCCATTTAATCTCCATATTATATGTATGTCGTTCATATGTCCTCATTGTCTTGTGACCAACAACACCCTTCTTTTGACCAACAACCTCACTTTGTTTAaaccttaaaaaattaaatttgagaaGATTTCTCCCATTCAAACGGAGAtcctccaaataatcaaccacCTAACTTATGTTATTTTTCCATGTGAATTAGAATTAAGTACCACATGCATTGATTTTCTATTATATGAAGCTTTCTCATACATCCATACCACTCAATAAGATTGACTCACATCACCACAAATATCATCTCCCGTCAACGATGCTAACTAATACTTATGGAATTATAAAATGAAAGAGAGAGAATCGTGTACTTAAGAAACATAGTATATTTACAAATCGTAGGCATATGATAGACCTATTAATTCATGGAGACAATGACACAATAAAATATTCTATAATGTGAAGAAATTGATTCTTAATTAGGGTTTAGTAGAAAATTTGGGGACATCAACAGTTATCTACAAGATCACAACTACATTTGAACAAACATACGACATGTAATCATGTGAGGGCTTGCTTCCTTGTAAAGTTTGGAATCACATGCAAACCCTTGTATAAAAAGGGGGTGGATAAATTTTAGAGATTTTCTTACAGGTTTGCGGTGGATTCCAAGTTGAGCCCAGGTAATGACTTCCAGCAATTCTTCTAGGGTACCATAGCCACCTGAACATAATAATTTCAATTAAAGGGTCTTACAAAAACAATTGAGAGTTGATTTGGATAATGGTTCAGAACTTCACATGCACATGGATGGCTTTCAACCCTAGATGCGTGTAAATCAAGAGTAAATTCCACATATATAACAGTTAACAATCAGCTATTCACGCTAACTTTAACATTCGACAACAATAATAATTTCACAAGTGACATGTCCGATTCATGGGTTAAAACCATACCAGGGAGGGCAATGAAAGCATCAGCTTGACGGGCCATCTCGGCTTTCCTTTGGTGCATATCTGAGACAGTTCTCACTTCTCCAACAGTTTCACCAGTTATCTACAACAATTTAATCAGATcacataattaattaatcatttagAGATCGGCAAATGTATCACTTAAAATCAGCACATTTAAGCCTTTAAATGTACCTCTCTAGGCATTAATGTCCTCGGAATAACACTGCAAAAACACCACATGAACATTTATCAGCAAACCACTATATCGACACTACCTATTAATAACACTTTGGTTGTCAACCAAAACTCTAGGCATTAATAAAACTTATGTTCAATTTTGTAACTATATGAACAtaagtttttatgttttatttacaGCAAACTCACAACCAGGTTAGTATATCATGTcctattttaaaataaaataaaatataaaataaaaagtattcCCACGTTAGAAGAAACCACTTGTCATTATTCCAATTTTCATAAcagatttattttttttaaattttaaaaactaattccacttcataataaaaaaacaaaatgaaaagaaattgtTCACAATGTGTGGGCATCCGCTAGTATATATTAACAAATGAATTTACTAAAAGTTCCTCATGGCCTAGTAGGCATATACTTGAATATTTAATTGATCAAAGATTTAGCAATTTGGGGACATCCGCTTCGACCTAGCAAGGGGCATTGACCATGCTAATTTGGAGCAGTTGTGTTTTCACAGAACGTGTTTAAACTTTTACGAGACCAAGGGCTCTTACATTACAGGGAAAGCAGGCTTTTTACAAAATGGAATGTCACTTTCTCTAAAAGTCTCCATAATTTTACCAATTATATTTTCCATTTCTGTAAATCTTTCTAACTGGAAGTTCCAGAGGGAACTGACATTGTAAGAATTTAAAGGAGGTTAACTTTTAGAATTTACTGTAGATCACATAAAGCggttcgaaaccatgtttacaATACCAGACGACACGGTAATTTTGCATAAATATGTGAACCTTTTTGtcccaataaaaaaaatggaagaaggGAATGCACAAATTCCattataaaataaagaaaactaatgaaaatgacttgaaaactttgagttttaatgataagaacaaaataaagggtaaaatgaatagtaccatgattgattttttagtgtaaaaatataatttttcgttcaagtgaacagtaccgaataCTTTAATAGGGATTAATTTGCATGGTAtggttcaataaaaaataagaatgcAACCCAATTTGGCCAATCATGTCATTACGGTAGCTTATGCGTGTGTTGTGTgtatatgagagagagagagagagagagagagagagagagagagagagcgagcgaGCGAGCGCTACAAACCCTAGGACATGGCGCCCGCCATCATGAACTGCCTGAGAAACAAGACCCATCAATCCCACGCTTCCACCACCATAGACCAGATCAATCCTTCTCTCCACCTTCCAAAAACACATCGAAATTAAAAACCCATCAACGTGTCAGAAACCCAGTTcccataaaatataaattagagTATGATTTGATTGAAACAAACTTGAAGAAGAATGGCAGCAAATAGGtattaaattaaaaaccctaactAGGTAAAAAGAGGCTACTGAGTGAACATTAATTAGTATTATTACAAAAAATAGGTATTAAATTTCTTGTCATGGAAGAACCCCATAAACAAAAATCATGGAGATGAGGTTCAGTCATGGAAGCTTGTGAACACGCTTTAAAGGGTCATGATACCGAGAGAGCACGTTTGGTTCCCTCCTGGCCGCCTGGAGAGAATTAATAAAAACCACATAGATGCCGGTACTACTGctgcaaaactaatttattttataaaaataaaagggtttaattaaaatcaaaactCAGATCATGCAAGAAAGCCGCTTAACTGACAGCCAGTTTACAGCTTGCACCCTCTccttcctccctccctccctctctctcatgcCAAACATAAACCCTAATCAGGCTCAATGCTAGCTAGCTCTAGGTCTTGAACAATGATAAGCCCACGTTGAAGGCTTGTTTGGTTGCAACACGCAACCCTTCACACCTCCACACTACTTGAGAAAACTTGGACAAATTGGCTAGAGTAGTGAGCTTTCGCTCTGCACCCAAGTTCGAAGCACCGTCCTCGTGGTTTGCTTCTATTCTTCTTTTTACAAGCTTCCATAGGAGCAAACCAAAATaggagaaaatttaaaaattggaAGACTAGGAATTGACCACAAACATTGTTTTAGGAAATTACATTAACCAAAAATGGAAACAATGTATCAATGCATTAAATCCAAATTCCTATGAAAGTCAAAGAAGATAAATATGGCT is part of the Malus domestica chromosome 12, GDT2T_hap1 genome and encodes:
- the LOC103413523 gene encoding cytokinin riboside 5'-monophosphate phosphoribohydrolase LOG7, with the translated sequence MEETKSRFNRICVFCGSSSGKKASYQEAAVELGKELVERRIDLVYGGGSVGLMGLVSQAVHDGGRHVLGVIPRTLMPREITGETVGEVRTVSDMHQRKAEMARQADAFIALPGGYGTLEELLEVITWAQLGIHRKPVGLLNVDGYYNSLLSFIDKAVDEGFISPTARHIIVSAPTAKQLVRQLEEYVPEHDEITSKLVWEEVDRKSYVSEPGVAT